TTGGGGTCTCGTCTTTCTCTGGTTTCTCTCATGAATATCCTTTAAGATGGTTTAGGGTATATTTATTGTTTCTTTCAGATATCGGGGGATTCCGAGGGTTCTTCGGGGCCGGGGGCGGCGGCGGTGGATTCGAAGCGCTCCAAAAACCTGACGTTATCGGCCCGGACCTCCAGGGAATTCCGTTTTTGACCGGTCTCGGTCTCCCAGGAGCGGCTCTCCAGACGGCCTTCCACCAGCACCGGGCTGCCCTTGTGCAGGTGCTTGCCAATGTTCTCGGCCGCGCTCTGCCAGGCCACCACGTTGACGAAGGTGGGCTCGTCCTGCCAGTTGCCGGCCTGGTCCTTAAAACGGCGGTTGAGGGCCATGGAAAAATTGCAGACCGCCGTACCGCTGGGGGTGAATCTCAGCTCGGGGTCCCGGGTCAGCCGGCCGGCCAGCAGCACCCGGTTCAGATTGGGTATCTTAAGCTCGGTCATATAATGATGCTCCGGTTATTGGTACGGTTCTATTGAATGATCTAAAAGGGGAGGTCGTCATCGCTTTTGCTGAAGGCAGGCTCCTCGCCGTGAACCGGCTCGGGGCTGGATTCCGTTCCGGGGGTCCCGGCTCCGATGGAAGGCCGTCCTTCCCGGTCCAAAAACTCGATCCGGTCGGCCCGGATCTCTATGGTGCTGCGCTTTTGCCCGTCCTCGGTCTCCCAGCTGCGGTTCTGAAGTTTTCCTTCCACCAGCACCGCCCGGCCCTTGGCCAGATACTGCTTGCAGAGTTCGGCCAGCTTTTGCCAGGCTACCACGCCCACATAGGTGGCTTCATCCTTCCATTCGCCGGTGGCGCTTTTGTACCGCCGGTTAAGGGCGATGGTAAAATTGGCCACGCTGGTCCCATTGGTGGTCTGCCGGAGCTCGGGGTCCTTGGTGAGGCGGCCCACCATGAAAACACGGTTCAAATCGGCTAAACGCAATTCTGACATGATGCTTGATCCTTAAATGATTGTAATCTATATATCAGGTTATTTTACAAAACTAAAGGACGCCGGATCAGACGACGGCAGCTTCGGGAGCGGCTTCGGGGACCGCCTCGGGCGCAGCGGGGGCCAGGGCGGCCGCCACCAGTGCGCTGGGCACATGGCCCTTGATGGTCAGGTGCCGGATGATGCTTTCGTCCAGCCGGATGTTGCGGTTGAGCTCGGCCGGCAGGGCGGCCGGAGAATTAAACTGGAGGCAGACGTAAAACCCTTCCCGCCGGCTGTTGATGGGGTAGGTCATTTTGCGGCGGCCCCATTTTTCCACCAGGACGATCTCTCCCTGGTTGTTCTTGATCAGCGCGGAGTATTTTTCCACCTGTTTGTCCACTCCGGCCTCATCAACCGCCGGATCGATGATCATGACTGTTTCGTAAGCGTTCAATTTTGTTTAAACTCCCTTGTATTGGTTTAGGATATATTTTGCTTATTTAAGTTGATGATGGCCTTCTCCACTCCGGCCCGGACCACTTCAGCGGCGGTCTTGGCCGCCAGTCCGGCCACCAAGCCGACCTCGGCCCTTTCCGCTTTGGCAAAACTGGAAAGGACGAAATCCGCCATGTCCAGGGATTCGGGGACCGGGCCCATGCCCAGCCGCAGCCTGGCGAAATCCTGGCTGCTTAAGTGTTTGATGATCGACTTCAGTCCGTTATGCCCTCCGTCGGAGCCCTTGGCCCGGAGCCGGATCTTTCCCAGAGGCAGGTTGACGTCGTCGCAGATCACCAGCAGTTGCGAGGCCGGGATCTTTTGATAGCTGAGGGCCTTGGCCACGGCCAGCCCGCTTTGGTTCATGAAGGTCAGGGGTTTTAGAAGGAACAGCCCGCGCTTGTTGTCGCCGGCGCAGGAATACAAGGCCCGCCTTTTCCAGCTGAGCTTAAGCTGTTCCGCCAGCAGGTCCAGTACCATGAATCCCAGGTTGTGGCGGGTTTGGCTGTATTCCCGGCCGGGGTTTCCCAGTCCGGCCAGACACCAGATGTTCGTTTTTTTCTCTGAAGCTGAAGAAAGCATAAGGGAGGGACAGGCCTAAACCTCTTCCTCGGCCTCCTTCTTTTTCTTGGCCACCAGTTCCGGCTCCTTGGGGGCACCCTCGGCTACTGCAGCGACCGCGGCTGTTGCGCCATCGGCGGCCACCGGCTCGGCTTCGGCCCTGGGGGCCAGTACGCTGACCACCGGCTGGGTGGGGGCGCCGTGCAACTCGGCCTTTTCCAGCTTGATGTCTGAGATGTGCAGGGTCTGCCCCAGCTTAAGCCCCGAGACGTCGACCACGATCTTCTCCGGGATGTCGGTGGGCAGGCAGGAAAGCTCTATCGAATGCAGGGTCTGCTCCAGGCTGCCGCCCTCGTTCTTGACGCCGGTGGCTTCCCCGGTCAGGACGATGGGGACGTTGATCCGGATCTTCTCGGTCAGCAGGATCTCCTGAAAGTCCATGTGCAGCAGGGTGTTCCTCAACGGCTCGGTCTGCACCTGGCGCAGCAGGGCCTTCATCTGCTTTTTGTCATCGGCCATTTCCAGGTTGATGATCACGTTGTCGTGGGAGGCCAGCTTGAACAGGGGGATCAGCTCGGCCGAGTTGATGAAGATGGAGAGGGCCGGCTGGCCGTGCCCGTAAAGCACTGCCGGGATCTTTCCGCCCCGGCGCATCTTTTTGGCCCGCTGTTTGCCGGTCTCCTCCCGGCGGTAAGCTGTTAAATTAACTTCGTTCATTTTTCAGTTGTCTTTCCTTGTGCTATTAGTTGGTGGTTAATTCTTTTTTTAATTTCATTTTCCGGCTTTAAACAAAAAGCGAGCTGACCGATTTTTCCTGGTGGATCCGCCGGATGGCCTCGGCCAGCAGCGTGGCGATGGAAAGCACCTTGATCTTGGATATCTTTTTTTCCGGGGTCAGCGGTATGGTGTCGGAAAGCACCAGCTCCTTGATGGGGGAGCGTTTCAGGGCGTCTATGGCGCTGCCGGAGAGGACCCCGTGGGTGGCGCAGGCGTAAATGTCCCGGGCCCCGTTCTTCTTTAAAATGATGGCCACCTCGCTGAT
This genomic stretch from bacterium harbors:
- the pth gene encoding aminoacyl-tRNA hydrolase encodes the protein MLSSASEKKTNIWCLAGLGNPGREYSQTRHNLGFMVLDLLAEQLKLSWKRRALYSCAGDNKRGLFLLKPLTFMNQSGLAVAKALSYQKIPASQLLVICDDVNLPLGKIRLRAKGSDGGHNGLKSIIKHLSSQDFARLRLGMGPVPESLDMADFVLSSFAKAERAEVGLVAGLAAKTAAEVVRAGVEKAIINLNKQNIS
- the ssb gene encoding single-stranded DNA-binding protein, whose amino-acid sequence is MTELKIPNLNRVLLAGRLTRDPELRFTPSGTAVCNFSMALNRRFKDQAGNWQDEPTFVNVVAWQSAAENIGKHLHKGSPVLVEGRLESRSWETETGQKRNSLEVRADNVRFLERFESTAAAPGPEEPSESPDI
- the rpsF gene encoding 30S ribosomal protein S6, which gives rise to MNAYETVMIIDPAVDEAGVDKQVEKYSALIKNNQGEIVLVEKWGRRKMTYPINSRREGFYVCLQFNSPAALPAELNRNIRLDESIIRHLTIKGHVPSALVAAALAPAAPEAVPEAAPEAAVV
- a CDS encoding 50S ribosomal protein L25; this translates as MNEVNLTAYRREETGKQRAKKMRRGGKIPAVLYGHGQPALSIFINSAELIPLFKLASHDNVIINLEMADDKKQMKALLRQVQTEPLRNTLLHMDFQEILLTEKIRINVPIVLTGEATGVKNEGGSLEQTLHSIELSCLPTDIPEKIVVDVSGLKLGQTLHISDIKLEKAELHGAPTQPVVSVLAPRAEAEPVAADGATAAVAAVAEGAPKEPELVAKKKKEAEEEV
- a CDS encoding single-stranded DNA-binding protein; the protein is MSELRLADLNRVFMVGRLTKDPELRQTTNGTSVANFTIALNRRYKSATGEWKDEATYVGVVAWQKLAELCKQYLAKGRAVLVEGKLQNRSWETEDGQKRSTIEIRADRIEFLDREGRPSIGAGTPGTESSPEPVHGEEPAFSKSDDDLPF